The Symphalangus syndactylus isolate Jambi chromosome 1, NHGRI_mSymSyn1-v2.1_pri, whole genome shotgun sequence DNA segment GCCACCCACGTCCCCGTCAAGTGCCCATGCCCGAGCTCGCTGCCGTGTGTGCTGCACTGAGTGAGTTATGAGGTGCCTTTCCCGGAACCCTCCTCTCGCCTGGACACAAGAGAGGCaacagctggggctggggctctTGGTTTCCAGAGGGTCTGGACTGGTTTGGGTgctttaaaatagatatttagtTCAGTGGTGCTTATGGGGGAGATGGGACTAGAACTTAagtgtgagatttgggtggatgGGACAGTTAAATATTGgtctccaagtttttttttttttttcttttgctattgttACCACTTGTCACTGTCTCCATGTTAAAATGCCAGAAATGATCTAGTTGGTGTTGCTTTTTTCCCTATTTTCCATCCCAGTTGCTTCTTACCGTGACTCCTGCCCTTGGAGGGCATGGAGCAGTGTCTGTCCTGCCAGTCCCAAGGCCCTGTGGGAGGAGACTGGCCTGCATCTCTCTAAGACTTAGTCTGATGCCACACGCATCTCTTGATCTGTGTTCAGTCAGTAGTCCAGGGGAGAAGCTTCTGCCACTTCAGAGCTTTGCTAAACTAACCTAATTTGTCCAAATCACCCCGAAACCACCATCTTTGACTCAAGCTTCCATGCGACAGCCTGATCCGTTTCCCTGGACAGGTCTCTTTCCTGGAACACAGCCCAGGCACCTGTGCTCCTGGCACCCTTGACGTCTCTCCTTTGAGTCGTGGTCACCGAGAGGGTTGAGGACGCAGCCCCCGAGGTCCCAGCCTTTGCAGGAGCCACCCTGGGTGGAGCTGGACTTAGATCTTCGGTGGCCTCATGTAAACCCGGCAGCCAGCCTCTTCTAGAACCCTAGCCCAGGGACTGGAGCAGGAAAGGGACCTTCCAAGTGAAGACTGCCTTGTCCCGCACCTCCTTCTAGCTTAGATTGAAAAATGGGTTTCCTAATGGGTTAAATCCTTTAAAACAAGGAGTTGTGGGTGAAGGGTGGTGTGCACTCCTAGAGAAAGGTACAAAGTTGCCCGGCTGGGAACGTGCTTGGCGCGACCCTGCAGGCATCTGACTGGTCTTCCAGCTcaggaaaaagaatttgaaagagGCTTAGCATGAAGGGGAATCAAAGAGGAGGTTGTGATTTGGTCGAAGGTGCCTGGTTTAGTGCTGTAattgtctttatatatatatatatttcttggagtaaacattttaaataaacgaCATCATTGtctactgaaaaagaaataaaaatataaaaaataaacatcctAGTGCTCTCCGTAGGCAAATAGGAGGATAACGATACCCAGTGGAAATATTTATCATCATTCCTTCTTCCTCAGGTTTGGCAGGGCAATGGTCATCTGTGGGGCCAGGTACCCatacactattattaacatatatttcAATAGGATTATCCATCCATGTGACTGCCCGAATTAAGGGTGGGAAAGGCACATAGGCCCAGTAGGTATAattagctgcagctgctcctgcaggCATGGGGAGACTTACCACCATTGATATAATCATCAAAGCTGCAAGCAGCATACTCTCTGGAGTTTGTGTCACCTTTGTGTtctcaaggcttttttttttttagctaactGTGTCAGCTTCTTTAATTGTGCCCAGGTCGGTGGCTCCGCTTTGTTGGTGGATGGCAACTTCATCCGTTCTTCTGACATCACCATTCTGTTCATCTTGCGAGTCGATGGTGCTCGATTGCGGTGTCTTTGTCTCCGTGGAGGTGCTTTTCTTTGCATCTCCGatgggttcattgtagaacttcaaatgtctagtgggtatccaaacaggaagctgattttctcctggtgaaacacaagcaaaacctctCCTCCACATTACCACCTTCCCTAGTTCCCATGCcttatttttgttgtctttccaCCAAATGAGTTTTCCTTCATGTGGGCTGTTCTTTTTGCCAGTAAGATGTTGTTCTCCAGAAGTAGTAGTCTgatttctataaatgtttaaaaaatttaaagtatagagtGCTAGATTAAGTTGCATCTGAGGAGTGGTGCACTCCTTACTGTGTTCCCCTTCTTTTTGTTTAACTAATTGAGTTTTGAGTGTTCTATTAGTTCAAGGactatggcctgtccttgggaattataGGGAATTCCTGttgtatgtgtaattttccactgatttaagaatttttggaAAGCTTTACTACAGTATCCTGGTCCATTGTCAGTTTTAActttttctggaactcccatTGCAGCAAAacgataataaatgttttttaacatgggacgtactttctcctgtctggcaggttgcccatatgaaatgtgaataagtatcaaCTGTTACATGAACATATGATAATCTTCTAAATGAAGGTACATGCATGACTCCATTTGCCATAACACATTAGGACATAGACCTCTGGGATTAACTCCTGCTTCTTGAGTGGGCAGGTGCAGGACTTGACACTGGGTGcaatgttgtacaatattttttgcctgtttccatgtgacatcaaatttgttttttaatcctgCCGCATTTATATGAGTCAaagcatgaagttcttgtgcttttGTGAATGCAGTTGATACCAGTAAGTCAGCTTGTTCATTTGCTTTAGTTAAAGGCCCTGGTAAATTAGTGTGTGCCCGaatatgagtaatataaaatgggaaatttctttttcttacagtttgttgtaatAAATTGAACAGCTGGTTTAACTGATCATCCATGCTATATTTAATTAGAGCTCTCTCAACATCCCTTGTAGCCTGTATTACATATGCAGAATCTGATACAATATTAATAGGTTGATTAAAATCTTGTAACACTGTAATGACTGCAACCAACTCTGCTCTTTGAGCCAATTGCTAATGAGTTTTGATTACTTGCTCTTTTGGCCCTGTGTAAGCTGCCTTTCCACTGCTGGAACCATCAGTAAACACCGtcagagcattttctaaaggttcaTGTCTGATAATTTTAGGTAAAATCCAagtagtcaattttaaaaatggaaggtttttgttttggggtaatgattatcaataattccCACAAAATCAGTAAGACCAATCTGCCATGCACCAGAATTGATAAACACTTGTCTAACTTGTTCCTTGTTTAAAAGAACAACTATTTTGTCTGGGTCATTTCCACACAATTTTATTATTCGTAATTTTGCCTGACCAATTAATGTAGGTATTTGATCCAAGTACAAGTAGAAGTCTTAATtgtactgtgaggaaggaatgGCCACTCCACAAGATCAGTATTTTGAACAGTGATGCCTGTTGGAGAATGGGCAGCAGCAAAAATCGAAAGTTGGAGTGGGGCCGAGggatctattctatttatttgtgctgattaaattttttcttccactaatttaaatttttttgtttcttctggagtgaatattcttttactatttaAATCTGGGTCTCCTCTTAAGATAGAGAACAAATTTGACATGCATAAGTAGGAATGCCTAGAGTTGGCCAAATCCAATTAATATCTCCtagcaatttttgaaagtcatttaatgtttttaatgtgtcttttcttatttctattttttgtggctgaatttttctgttttctatctgCATCCTTAAATAATGAAAAGTAGAGGTTTGAATCTTATCAGATGCTACTGCCAGTCCTGAGTTGGCAACCTCTGCTTGCAGAAATGTATAACAGTCAATTAATTTGTCTCTGCAGCACATAAAATATCATCAACATAATGAATGATATAACActctgaaaacttgtctctaagtGGTTGAAGAGCTTGACCTATGAAAGTCTGACAAATAGTTGGACTATTAAGCATTCCCTGAGGTAACACTTTCCACTGAAATCCGGTGGCTcgttctttattatttatggctGGTATAGGAAAGGCAAATTTTTCACAATCCTGCTCCACCAGAGGAAtggtaaaaaagcaatccttCAGATCAATTATAATTAAAGGCCAGACTTTTGGGATCATGGCCAGAGAGGGCAACCCAGGTTGGAGAGGCCCCATGGGTTGAATTACGGCATTTACGGCTCTTAAGTCAGTTAACATATGCCATCTGCTGGATTGTTTTTGAATTACAAACACAGGAGAATTCCAAGGCGGGAATGAAGGCTCAATATGTCCCTTTTCTAATTGTTCCTTTGCTAATAAATGTAAAGCCTCCAGTGTTTGTTTTGGTAGCGGCCACTGATTTACCCGTACcggtttttctgttttccaagttAATGGAATGGGTTTAGGAGGCTCTACAGTGGCCGCCCCTAAAAAGGATAccctattccttttctttcttgatttctctcAGTCTCAAGTGGGACTTtaatgccattttcattttttcctagtcCCTTTCCTAGTATATATCCCAAGTTAGTCATGACTTTTTGACTCGTGGGGCTGTATAATGGAGCAGGCATAGTGATTTCCACACCCCGTTGTTATAATAAATCTCGACCCCACAGATGAACAGGAATTGAAGTAATCATTGGCTGAACAGTACTTTCTTGATTATCCGGCCCTAAACAATGTAAAATCGTAGTACTTTGATACACTTCTGAGGCAGTGCCTATGCCGACAAGTCCTGTAACAGCCTTTTGTTTAGGCCAATTTTTTGGCCACTGATTTAAAGCAATGATAGAGACATCTGCTCCAGTGTCTACTAACGCTTCAAACTGTTTTCCTTGAATAATGGCCTTACACACAGGTCTGCTCTCTGAGACCTGACTTGCCCAATATGCAGCCTTTCCTGCCGGATCAATGCTTCCAAACCCTCCTGTTCTTTTTATCTCACTGTTTCCAACCTTAATATAAGGCAGGAGTAATAATTGAGCAATCCTGTCTCCTGGACTGGCACTGCAAGGAATTGAGGAGCTAATAACCAATTGAGTGTCACCTTTATAGTCTGAATCAACCACACCAGTATGAATATGAACTCCCTTTAGATTTAGACTTGATCTTCCTAAGATTAGTCCTACAGTCCCCTCAGGCAGTGGGCCATATACCCCTGTGGGGATTTTTTGTGGGGGCTcccctggaagcagagagactgCTTGTATAGTACATAAATCTACTGCTACACTGCCGCTTGTGGCAGGGGACAATTGTTGCATTGTGGTAACTGGCTCATTCCCTGAGGCACTTGTGACAGTGGGGGTTGTTGTCCCTGAAAACCCTGAGGAACAAAGGGCTGAACTGGGAATGCCCCAGTTTGTTGCAGGGCCTGAGGCTGGCCCCTCTTCTCGTTTCCCGTTTCCCGACaatggttgcccatttttatcaaatttagaaCGACACTGATTagcccaatgttttccttttttacatctTGGACATAAGTCAGGTGGCTCTTTATCTGTTGTTGTAGTAGCTCGAAtagttatattttgtttatttgaggcTGGGCAATTCTTTTTTAGATGACCAATTTGACcacaattataacattttcccccaaatgttCTAACTTGTCCTCCTAAAGCAACTCCTGTTATTGCTTGAGCCATAAGCATAGCTTTATGCATAGCTCCTCCAATTCCATTAGAGACTTTTACGTACTCTGAGATTACATCTGGTACCATGAGATTACATCTGGTCCTGCGGGAACCTTTCCTTTTAATGGCTAAATGGCTGATTGACACTCAGGATTGGCATTTTGGTATGCCATCACTCCACTATGACCTTACGGGCATCGGTAATTGACTTTCAAGCAGCATCTTGGAGCCTTGCCACAAAATCAGGGTAGGGCTTTTTAGAGCCTTGTCTTATTGTATTGAATGAGGGGCAGGTGGTTCCTGGGTCTTGGATTTTTTCCCAGGCTCTAAGACTGATAGCTCTAACTTGCTCAATAGCCTTGTTTTGCATTATTGCTTGTTGATTAGTAGTGCTCCAATTTTGACCTGTTCCTAATAGTTGATCTGCATCTATGTTAACTGGAGGATTGGCAGCCCTATTTCTTCAGACCTGTTCTTGTGCCCCATCAATCCACCAAgtcttaaattgtaaaaattgagAGGGTGAGAGTGATGATTTGGCCAAAATCTCCCAATCATAAGGAATGAGTCTCTGTCCATGAGCAATGGAATCTAATAATGTTCTCATATAAGGGGAGTTGGGTCCATACTGTTTTACTCCCTCTTTCatatcttttaacatttttatagaaaaggacTCATATCTGGCCCCAGCTAGGGGACGCGCTCCTTCTTGGGCTCCGTCTCCAGGTGGCATCAGTTCTAATATTACTGGGAATATTCTAATATTACGCCTCAATGTCGTCTTGTTTTCTTGCCTTATCAATAATTTTATGTAATGCACCACTTTGTCCACTAGGTGGTGCTGTAGGATTAAGTCACACTGGGCGGCTGAGGATACAGCGCCCTGCCCTGTGGTGCTGGAAGCATTCCTGGCTGTCGATACCGATTTTCTGGGGGCGTCCGATACTGAAGTTCGGCTGGCTGCCAGTATTGATAGGCTACTGGCAGTTGGGTCTTATTTTCTACCGGCTGATATTGTGGATACTGTATTTGGATTGGCATTGCCGTGACAGAGACTCTATCTTTCTCTATTTGATATTCTCTTGGGGTTTGTACTTGTCTAACCCGCATTTGAGGTTGCAATGTTACAGGCATCTGAACCACTAGAAGAGGAGTTGACCATCGTGGTTTAGACTCTGATGGCCCCGCTAATTCTGGgcctttttcttctaattctaaTGTTTCAGGATATATCACCTCCTGTAATTGATTGTAGTCCACATTTTGCATTGACCGAGCCATCACAGACTCTGCTACATATTCACAATGTGAACTTTTGAACTTTCCGTTCCTTTCTGGGATTCTATCCCTGCCTGTTCTTCACAGTCTATTACACAGCTTTCAGGGGCATCAGAAACTGAAACGCTATCTTCTCCTGTTTGAAACAGTTCTAAAGCTGCTTTAATAATGGCCCAATCATTCCATACTGTAAGTGGGATGATTTTACCCTCCCTACTTGCTTGCtttaattctttgccaattttttcccaGTCTTTTAGATCTAAACTTCCCTGTTCTAGAAACCATGGGCAGAAttgttctattgtttgaaatagcGTGATTAGATTTTTTGTAGACTCTAACTCCccctctttttaaaagaattttaataaagCTGAGATAAGAGGCATATTTACTTTCAGTTTGCCCTATTGTTACCCTAGGTTCTTCCGAGGGCACAAGCTTACCGCGAGGCTGACTGTAGACGTACTCGGGAATCTCTCGTCAACTTGTCCTCAATGACCACGCTCTAGCATACCTTCACCCTAGAGAAAAGCACCCACATTGGGCACCAGATGAAGGGGTGGCCAGCCCCTctacacctgtgggtgtttctcatcaggtgggacgagagactgagaaaagaaataagaggccgggcactgtgggtcacgcctgtaatccccacactttgggaggccaaggcgggcagatcacaaggtcaggagatcgagaccatcctggctaacacggtgaaaccccgtctctactaaaaatacaaaaatttagccgggcccggtgacaggtgcctgtagtctcagctactcagaaagctgaggcaggagagaaagagacaaggtatagagaaagaaaagtgggcccaggggaccggtgctcaGCATACAGAGGACCTGCACCTGCACCAgcaccagtctctgagttccccagtatttattgatcattatctctaccatctggaaagggggatgtggcaggacaatcGGGTAATAGttgggagagggtcagcaggaaaacatgtgaacaaaggTCTCTGTGTCATAAATTAAGTTTAAGGAAAGGTGCTGTGCCTTGATGTGCACGTATACAAACATCTCTCCATCTCTCAGCAGTATTGCCGCTAGCACatctcacctccagccctaaggcggttttctcctatctcagtaaatagaacATACAATCAGGTATTACAccaagacattccattgcccagggatgagcaggagacagatgccttcctcttatcacaactgcaaagaggccttcctctttcactaatcctcctcagcacagaccctttacaggTGTTACGCTGGGGGATGGTCacgtctttcccttcccacaaggCCCTATCTCaggctatcacatggggagaaaccttggacaatacctggctttcctaggcagagttCCCTAGAGTCTTCCGCAGTGTATTATGTCCCTAGgtagagaatggtgatgacttttaacaagcatactgccttcaagcacttttttttaacaaagcacatcctgcatagccctaaatccattaaaccttgagtcaacacagcacatgtctctgcgACAGAGGGTTGGTTacaattaacagcatctcaaggcagaagaatttttctgaatacagaacaaaatggagtctcttatgtctacttctttccacatagacacagtaacagccTGATCTCTCTTTCGTTTCCCCACAAATCCATATAGTATTTGAGTGTGATAATGTAAAAATcagtattcatttctttttttttgttgttgttgttgttttttagagattttttttttaattaattttttttgcatacaaaaacaataaacattctccaaaaatacatacaaacaaaaagatgcgtatcaaacatattaggaaggttgcacatgggaagtcggggaatagaaatggggggtgggagttaaaataaatgagagagggactttatatggatcagtgataataactcaatcctccatttgacaaagaagagggagaaggaagaggaagaaaaagaaagtgagataaaggatcagaaagggaggaaaacagaaaaaattagagtatgactccagggtagacctgttttgttgtcactgagttggttggttggtttgtctgttgtattcttcatgtttcgccaagttggccagactggtcttgaactcccagcccgaagtgatcaacccgcctcgccccccagagtgccgggaccacaggcgtgagccaccacgtccagcccccacattgcttctggcctccgtggtagacctcccagacggagcggccgggcagaggagctcctcacttcccagacggggcggccaggcagagacgctcctcacttcttcccagacgataggtgaccgggcagaggcgctcctcacttcccagacgatggttggccgggcagaggcgctcctcacttcttcccggacggggcagccgggcagaggcgctcctcacttcccagacggggcggccgggcagaggcgctcctcaattcccagacgatgggtggccgggcagaggcactcctcacttcccagatggggcagccgggcagaggcgctcctcactttccagacgatgggtggccgggtagaggcgctcctcacctcccagacggggcggccgggcagaggcgctcctcacttcttcccggacggggcggccaggcataggcgctcctcacttcttcccgacggggcggccgggcacagtcgctcctcacttcttcccggacggggcggccgggcagaggcgctcctcacttcttcccggacggggcagccgggcagaggcgctcctcacttcttcccggacggggcggccgggcacaggcgctcctcacttcttcccggacggggcggccgggcagaggcgctcctcacttcccagacggggtggccgggcagaggcgctcctcacttcccagacggggcggccgggcagaggcgctcctcacttcccagacggtgggtggccgggcagaggcgctcctcacttcccagacggtgggtggccgggcagaggcgctcctcacttcccagacggtgggtggccgggcagaggcgctcttcacttcccagacggtgggtggccgggcagaggcgctcctcacttcccagacggggcggccgggcagaggcgctccccacctcccagatggggcggcggccgggcaggggctgcaatcccagcaccctggtaggccaaggcaggcggctggggggcagaggctgccgcgaggccagaccacgccaccgcactccagcccgggcaacaccgagcactgggtgagcgagactccgtctgtagtcccagtacctcgggaggctgaggcgaggcgggcagagcactcggcgtcaggagctggcgaccagcgtggccaagatggcgaacgcgtgcctgcagcgaaaggagaaaaggcaggcaggggtcgcgcgcgccggcagtcgcAGGCAGTGCGCGGCGCAggcagcagcaagcggagtagattgtagcctgggcctgagagggaaagagaaagaaagaaagaaagaaagaaagagagagagagagagagagagagagagagagggagggagggagggagggaaggaaggaaggatttcTAAatcggaaggaag contains these protein-coding regions:
- the LOC134735928 gene encoding LOW QUALITY PROTEIN: endogenous retrovirus group K member 19 Rec protein-like (The sequence of the model RefSeq protein was modified relative to this genomic sequence to represent the inferred CDS: deleted 2 bases in 1 codon), with the translated sequence MNPSEMQRKAPPRRQRHRNRAPSTRKMNRMVMSEERMKLPSTNKAEPPTWAQLKKLTQLAKKKSLENTKVTQTPESMLLAALMIISMVSAGVPSSSEETATMENEP